The window GTCGGGGTCTTTTGCGGCCTGTCTGTTTGTACCAAACCACACAGGAAATAGGATTGAACCCGGCGAGGGAGTTATTTCTGGTTGCATTTCCCGCGGCGAAATGTAGTCATTCGATTGTTTGGCGGTTTCGAGAGAAATTCCATTATCTAGGTAACCCCCGTCCGAATGAGCTAACCAGTCTTGAGTATCAGGCAAATCCAGGAGAAGTTCTTCTGCGCGCAGCGGTTCTAGTACTTGATCCTGGAGAGTGCGGCCAGTTCTGGTTACTACGGGTCTCACGGATTCAGGGCGAAGATAGGACATATTTTCGAGCGCTATCCACGGGAGATTGGCTCTCTGGGCTTCCCTCACGCCAGAATAGTCCGTTAGTTGCGTCGCTTGAGCAGATATTTGCTCCAAAGCTCGACCGCGGTTCCCCGCTTGCTCGGCGAGACCATCAAGAAAAGCTGCCGCCGCGGGCAAATATGGCCGCTCCCCTTCCAGCTGGGCGACATCCTGCTTTGGCAGGAACATGCGTTGGGTGACGAAGCCTTGCTCCCACCAGTCCGATAGGCGTGCGAGTTCGATTGGGCGGTTGCCCGCGGTGCGGCCCCACAATCGAACCAACATGGCGGCGAACTTGATTTTTGCAGGAGATGCGGACCTTCTTCTTCCCGCTTCAAGGCCGTACTGAGCAATAGCAGTCGCTGACCTCATGAACTCAACGAACGTGATCCCTGTGTCGCCGTCGCCAACTGCTTCATTGGGCCAAAAATGTTCCTGAACCGTCTCAGAATCACGAAGGGCAAGAAGACGATTAACCTGGTGCAAACCCTCTAGCAACATGCCTCACTCACTTCACATTTGATAATTGCCTGTAACCCTACTAGGCGAAGACTTGCTGACGGCAACTGTGCGATTGGCCCAGCCATACCGGTTGAGAGGGCCGCCCAGTCCCCTTCTGGGCGCAAGGTCGATCATTGGCTCTAGATTGGATCTGGCGGAGGTGCTGGAGTGTCTCGTCCGACGGGAGATCAGACACTTCTTCCCAATCGACCTCGCGTGAGCGTCAACTCCGCGGCAGAACGGTGTATTCGCTGGCCGTGAGTTGAGCTGCCGCTCTAAGACTGCCCCTAAGTTTGTAGAAACCCGGCCGATGGCGTAGTCCATATACTCGGTACAAGCGAAACCCTGATGATGCATCTAATGAAAGGTCGACCTCATCTGACGAAACCATGAACGGGAATTCAGCAAGGGAGTTTGTGGCTTTGACCAGTATTGTCCTGAGAGAGCCGGAAATGGAACGGGAAATAACCAGTCCCGTTCCGGTTCTGTAGTCATTTTTCCTTATCTCCACGGCTGCAGCCAGATCGCTGCGTTCAGAAGCGGCCAGCGTCCTCTTCTCGTGCAGGGCAACGGCCTTTAGTGCCATAAGGTGAACGGCTCCGGACTGCGCCTCGGCGGCGAGAAGATCATTGGAGATCACCTGTCTACGCAGCCTTGCGCTCTTCCAAGGGGCGGTTACCGAGGGGATCTCGGCTGGTTCCAAAGCGGGAACATCCGAATTCATTCCAATGGAAGTCATCGACTGCATCGCGAGATCGCCAAAATTCTCAATACCGCCAATTCCCTCTAAAACGGCCGCTTCTAGGGAGATCTGAATATTTGGGAGCGGTTTGTATCCGTAAATCGGTGGTATTCCATATGCGAGAAGTATCGCGCTAATATTTCTATGTTTCATTTCAATCGACGAGTCTGTGCGCTTGCTCAGCATGGGGGACAGCGCGCGTCGTTCTGACGACTTGTTGTATGGAATGCCGTTCCACTCGCATAGCAACATGCGCAGATAGCTGTTGACTACCGCGGTGTTTTCGGGGGAGCTCCAGGCTGAGCCTTGCATCTAGGTAGTCTCACTCTCACGAGTTTTGTTCTTGGTTATTCAGGGTCAGTTCATACTTTGTACCGCGAAAAATGACAGACGAGTTGGCTAGACCAAGCGGATCCCATCGACCACCTGCTTGCGTTGTACCAAGCGGACCCCATCGACCACTTGCTTGCGTTGTTCTGGAGGCAACCGAAGGAAATGCAGCCACACTTGGTCCAGCGGGGTCTGGATGCGTCTGTCGTTGGCGAGCCAAAGGCGGAAGCTTTCCCTTTCCCTGGGGTTGAGGTCTTCCAGCTCGCTTAACACGTCCTCCGCGGAGAACGGTGCTGAGGCCCCCCGGCAACGGGCACATACAGTGCAAAGAGCGCCGCCTTGCATGGGCTCCCTGCCGCGAGCCACTGTCAGAACAGCTGTCCGTGCAGGATCGTCCATATAGGCCTCGCCGGCGGAAATGCCGCAGAAGACGCAGGCGAAGTTGTCTCGAAGCATTACTGCTCGGCGCTCGGCCTCTGTGATCATCGAAATCGCTGCTGACCTGTACGTCTTTTCCCAGACCCGACCGCCGACTGATACCAGGCGCAGCTCGTCTGGATCCAAAGAAACATCCTGCGAATTTGTGTGTATCACCCACCCCTCAGGACGTAGATCGCGCATCCTGCGGTCAACTTGTTCAACGTTGGGGAAGGCTTCCCGCAACTGGGCTTTGGTG is drawn from Micrococcaceae bacterium Sec5.8 and contains these coding sequences:
- a CDS encoding DUF3883 domain-containing protein, which encodes MQGSAWSSPENTAVVNSYLRMLLCEWNGIPYNKSSERRALSPMLSKRTDSSIEMKHRNISAILLAYGIPPIYGYKPLPNIQISLEAAVLEGIGGIENFGDLAMQSMTSIGMNSDVPALEPAEIPSVTAPWKSARLRRQVISNDLLAAEAQSGAVHLMALKAVALHEKRTLAASERSDLAAAVEIRKNDYRTGTGLVISRSISGSLRTILVKATNSLAEFPFMVSSDEVDLSLDASSGFRLYRVYGLRHRPGFYKLRGSLRAAAQLTASEYTVLPRS